GCCAAAACACCAAAGTATCGGTAATCACGCCTTTATCCATCACCACGGCAATGGCCGAGGCCACACCGCACAACAGCGCCGCCACCATCATATCGCGCATACCCGCATTCACATCATCGCAAATCTGCTGTGCCGACTTGCCGGCAACGGCGGCCGCGGCGATGCCGATAAAGAGAAACAACCCGCCGATGGCCTCGAAACCCAAATTGTTTTTCAAAATCATGGCAATGGCAATCGGAAACAGCACCATACAGGTAATACCGGCATATTTCTGCCTTGCGCTGAACACCATCTCGCCTTTTTCAGCCTCTTCTTCCGCTATCGCGGCGCGGATGGCGCGGTCGCTTTCATAAGTGAGGCTCGACTCGGGGTTGCGCTTCACTTTAACGGCATAACGCATCACATACAGAATGGCAATCAGCACCACGCATACCAACACCACCGCACGGAAAGCCGAGCCGGAGAAAATCGGCAATTGGGCGATTTGCTGCCCCACCCCGACAGAGCCGGGAATGGTCAGGCCGAAAGTGAAGCCCATGCACGGCCCCAAGAGCGCCACCGCCGTTGCAGTCATGCCGTCATACCCCAAGCGGTAAAACAGCGGCAGCAACACCGGCAGATAAGCCAACGACAGCTCAGGCACGCCGATAAACGCAGCCAAACCGGCAAAAATAGTGATCAAAATCGGAATCACCAGAATATCTTTGTTGCCCACGGCACGGCTCAGTTTCTGCACACCCATGTCAATCAGGCCGGCGCGTTTGATCAAACCCATGCAGCCGCCCACCATAAATGTGAGAAACACGATGCCTGCCGCCCGCTTCAAACCGTCGGGAATGGCCGTTACCAAATCCATAAACCCCACAGGATGCTGTTCGATTTGGTGATAGGTTCCCGCCACCACCAAGTTTTGCACACCGTGGGAAGTTTCGATGGTCTGCCGTTCATACTCGCCCGCCGGAACAATATAGGTCAGCGCGGCAACCACTAAAATAAACACCGCCAATACGATATAAATATCGGGCATTTTGAAAGATTTTTTCGGTTTTTGCGTATCCATCACACAACTCCTCCAATCTTATAGAAAAGACAGCACGCTTCTCGGGCTGCCCCGATCCGGTGTTTGGGTATCCGGTTTTCAGACGGCCTTCCGCCGGCATTCAGGCCGTCTGAAAAGCCTTTAATCCACGCCCACAACCGCGCTCAAGAGTGCCATCCGCACCGCCACCGAGAAACCGATTGCGCGGAAATACAACTGGTGTTCGGTGTTGTCGATGCTGAAATCAAATTCACCCGGGTTGCGCGGCAAAGAATGGTGCACGCCGACTACCTTGCCGCTTTTCGCTTTGATACGCTGCAACATATCGAGCGAAATATAATAATTCATCATTTTCTTCATGAAGTCTTCGCGGTTGGGGTCGTCTTTTTTCACCGAACAGCCCGGCAGATAAATCAAATCCACCGCATTTTCCGCATAAAGCTCTTCGTTTTGCTTTTCGGTTAAGTCGAAATGCTCCTCGAAATGCGCCCCCATCGCTTTGAGTTTGTTGCGCACCACTTCGGGCGTGCGCAATTCGCTGGTGCCGGTGTAGATAATCTTGGCTCCCATCGAAGCCAGCGCCAGCGCAAACGATTGGCCGGAACGCGCGCGCGAAAGATCGGGGGTGGCAATGGCAACCGTGGCATTGCTCAAATCGCCGAACGCGCGCCAGCAGGTGTAGCAGTCGAGCAAACCCTGCGTCGGGTGGGTAACGTGGCCGTAGCCGCCCGAAATCACCGGCGAAACATAGCCGCCCAACTCGTCTAATGCGCCTAAGGCTTCTTTATCGTCGGGGTGGCGCATCACAATCACATCGGCGTATTCCGACGTTACCCGCAGCGTGTCGTAGAGACTTTCGTTTTTCGCCACGGCGGCATTGTGCTGCGGGTCGGATTCGGTAATCACGCCGCCGCCCAAGCGCAGCATGGCGTCTTCGTGGCTGCAACGGGTGCGGGTGGAAGGTTGGAAAAACAGGGTATAGAGCACCTTGCCCTTCAGCAGGTTAAGCCCCGTGCGCAAAAACGGCTCCATCATTTCGGCCGCTTTAAACAGCGACAGAATTTCTTCGCGCTTGAAGTCATCTAAAAACGTGATGTTTTTACCGCGCATATTGGTTGCGGCAAGAGCCTCCCGAATATCCAGGGTTTTGAAATCTTTATTTAAAGCCATGATAAACGCTCCTTTAGGTTGGCGGCCGTCTGAAAGTTTTTACAAACGGCCTTGCTGTCTGTTTCAAATTTCCACATCGCGGTGGCAGTCTTTTGAGTAGATATAGGTAAACGGGCCGCGTCCGGCGGCATAAGATGCCTGCTTGCAATAAGGGCCGAACCAGATAAAGTCCTCCTCTTTAATCAGATACCAATTTTCATCAAGCAGATAACAGC
The sequence above is a segment of the Neisseria dentiae genome. Coding sequences within it:
- a CDS encoding YfcC family protein, whose translation is MDTQKPKKSFKMPDIYIVLAVFILVVAALTYIVPAGEYERQTIETSHGVQNLVVAGTYHQIEQHPVGFMDLVTAIPDGLKRAAGIVFLTFMVGGCMGLIKRAGLIDMGVQKLSRAVGNKDILVIPILITIFAGLAAFIGVPELSLAYLPVLLPLFYRLGYDGMTATAVALLGPCMGFTFGLTIPGSVGVGQQIAQLPIFSGSAFRAVVLVCVVLIAILYVMRYAVKVKRNPESSLTYESDRAIRAAIAEEEAEKGEMVFSARQKYAGITCMVLFPIAIAMILKNNLGFEAIGGLFLFIGIAAAAVAGKSAQQICDDVNAGMRDMMVAALLCGVASAIAVVMDKGVITDTLVFWLESMMRSVPPELTAIAIFWEQSLFNFLIPGATALTVLTMPIISPLASLLDISQQAVVSANAWGGQLTDIFFPTSGFFVATLVIAKVEYGKWLRFYAPLMLILGLLASVALYFMQSAGIGAM
- a CDS encoding aspartate/ornithine carbamoyltransferase family protein, with translation MALNKDFKTLDIREALAATNMRGKNITFLDDFKREEILSLFKAAEMMEPFLRTGLNLLKGKVLYTLFFQPSTRTRCSHEDAMLRLGGGVITESDPQHNAAVAKNESLYDTLRVTSEYADVIVMRHPDDKEALGALDELGGYVSPVISGGYGHVTHPTQGLLDCYTCWRAFGDLSNATVAIATPDLSRARSGQSFALALASMGAKIIYTGTSELRTPEVVRNKLKAMGAHFEEHFDLTEKQNEELYAENAVDLIYLPGCSVKKDDPNREDFMKKMMNYYISLDMLQRIKAKSGKVVGVHHSLPRNPGEFDFSIDNTEHQLYFRAIGFSVAVRMALLSAVVGVD